TTCATTTCCTCCTCCTTCGGAGAGGATTGCTTTTTCTCCTTGAGATAATTTTCCATTCTCCAATAAAAATTTTACATTTGTTTTTTCTAAAGTCTCAGTTCTGTGGGCAATTATAATTGCCGTTTTGTTTTCTATAAGCTCATTAAATGCAAGCTGAATTTTTTCCTGCTCAGTGTTATCAAGTTTTGCAGTGGACTCGTCCAAAATAATAATTTTACTTTGTTTTAAGAATAATCTCGCACAAGCTAAAAGCTGAGTTTCACCACCGGAAAAATTTGCCGCTCCGTCTTCACAAATATAATCTAAGCCGCCCGGTAGAGCCATAATCTTTTCATACATTCCGCTTTTCTTTAAAGCTTCTTTTATTTGCTCATCGGAAATGCTTTCGTCAAACATGCGGATATTATCCCTAATACTTGCATAAAAAAGAACAATACTCTGACTCACATATCCGATGTTTTCAGCAAGCGATTTTTGACTGAAATCATTTAATGGAACACCGTTTAATAAAATTTCTCCGGACTGAGGTTCGTAAAGCTTTAACAAAAGTTTTACAAGAGTCGATTTTCCGCTTCCAGTCCTTCCCTGTACAGCACAATGATCTCCGGCATTTATTTTAAAACTTAAATTATCTAAAATCAAATCCCGCTCATCATAAGCAAAGGAAACATTTTTAAACTCGACACTGTATGTTTTATCATCGAGAGTTTTATTCCCGAAAGAAATATGGGGCTTTTCAATGTATAATTTAAAAACCCTATTTATCCTTGCACCAAGCCCTTGAAATGTAGTTGCATTTTGAGCGAGCATTTCAAGCGGCCATTCTAAAAGCACAAAATAATTATATAACATAAAAGTTTGACCGAGGCTTAGCTTCGCATCTTTTAGCAAATAAAACAAGATCACAACCAAACAGGATTTTTCAATAAATGTTATAGCTTGGCTTAACATCATCGTAAAAGTAAAAAGTCTATAAAACTTTTTTTCATTTTTAAAAGATGTATCATGTAAACTGTCTGAGTTTGCAAGGATTTTATCTTTTGCGTTTAAGCTGTGAAGCTCTTCTCGTCCTGTAATACTTTCCGTAACAAGGGCATTAACTTCTGCCATGTTTTTTCGCACAGTTTCAAGAGAACTAGTATCTTTTTTAGATTGACGCAACATCATAATAATACCGATAACGGAACAAAGAACAAAAATATATCCTAATAGAACGGAATTAAAAAAAACAATTATTAAAATTCCCGATAGAATAATAATATTCGAAATTACATCAAGCACAAAAGTAGAAATGTTATTTGAAAGAATTAATACATCGCCTTCAACACATTCTACTAATTCGCCGATAGGATTATTATGATAAAAAGTCATATCCAACTGCAAAAGATTTTTTAGCATATCGGAACGCAGTGCTTTAGTTAAACTCCAAGAAAGCTTTTGCATAAAAAAATTGCGGAAAGTATTTAATACCTCTACAAAAAAAACAAATGCTAAGTAAAAAAGAGCAATTACTAAAATGCTTTTTGTCCCAAGTCCGCCTGAAACTCCGTCTATAAACTTTTGAAAAAGCTGAGGTATGTACAAAGTAAGCCCAATATGAGAAAAAAAGAATAAACATAAACTCGCAAAAAGTATTTTATGCCTAAATAAAAATTTTTTAAAGTACGAAATAAACGATTTATGTGGTGTCATGATCATACAATATCCTTGTAAGGAGTCTAGCGAATTGAAAATATATTGTCAAGTCTATTCTCCCATACTTGAAGCCTCTTACAAAATAAGCTATAATGTATTAAATTCAGGAGGTAGAAGATGTCAGATATCCGCAAGTTGCCTATAGGCCTTCAAAGTTTTGAGGTTATGCGTAATGAAGGCTTTGTTTATGTAGATAAAACCGAATATGTGTTAAGGCTTGCAGCTGAAAGCCGTGTGTTTTTTTTAAGCCGTCCTCGGCGGTTCGGAAAAAGCCTTTTTCTTTCTACCTTAAAGGCTTATTTTTTAGGTAAAAAAGAGCTTTTTAAAGGGCTCTATATCGAAGATGCCGAGCAAAAACAGGCAGAACTTGAGGGCCGTGAAGCTTGGATTAAATATCCCGTTCTATATTTGGATTTTAATGGGGGGATTTATGATACAAGTGAGGGTCTTTTAAACCGTTTTCTTTCATTTTTTAACGAATATGAAGAAATCTACAAAAGCACCGGTCTTGATATCCCTGACCGCTTTAAAAACCTAATAAAAAAAATTTACGAAACAACAGGCAAGCAGGTTGTTATCCTTGTCGACGAATATGATAAACCCCTCCTTGAAACCATGATTATAAATGAGCCTTTAAACGAAGAATACCGCCGTATCTTAAAGGGCTTTTACGGAGTTATCAAAGCTTGTGATGAGTATATCCGCTTTGCCTTTTTAACGGGTGTTACTAAATTCAGCAAGGTCAGCATCTTCAGCGATTTAAACAATTTGCGGGATATCTCCCTCGAAAAAAATTATTCGGGTATCTGCGGTATTACTGAAACTGAATTAAAACAAGTGTTTAAACCCGAAATTGATGCTTTAGCGGAAGAGCGTAAGCTCAACTATGAAGAAACACTTGCTCAACTAAAAAAACGGTATGACGGCTACCTTTTTCATCCTAAAGGAGAGAATATATACAATCCCTTTAGTTTGCTAAATGCCTTTACAAAAAAAGAAATCGGCTCTTATTGGTTTTCGACAGGAACACCTACCTTTTTGGTCAGAACTTTACAACATCAAAAAGAAATATGCATCCGCGATATTTTAGAAAATGCTGAAATGGATGAAAACTCTTTACAGGATTACCGCCCCGATATGAATAACCCTATACCGATTTTATTCCAATCCGGTTATCTTACCTTAAAAGGTTATGATGAAAGAATGGGCTTGTACAAATTGGGTTTTCCCAATGACGAGGTAAAATACGGCTTTTTAGATAATCTTGTTCCTGCTTACACTTCAATCTCAAAAGATGCAAGCGGTTTATTTATAGGGAATTTTGTAAGAGCTATCGAGAAGGGCGATACCGAATCCTTTATGAAAAGAATGTACACTGCCTGTGCCGGCCTTCCTTACAGCTTGGCTTCAAAGGAAAATGTAAAGATGAGGGAAAGAGATTATCAGATAGCCTTTTACATAATCTTTAGCCTTATGGGGCAGTTTGTTCAAACCGAGGTGGTAAGCTCAAAAGGCAGGGCCGATTGCGTAGTTCACACCGATGATACAGTCTACATCTTCGAGTTTAAGCTGATGGGTTCCGGCACACCTAAAGAAGCTATCCAACAGATAAAAGAAAAAGGCTATGCAGAACCCTACAAGACGAGCGGAAAAAAGATAGTCCTAATAGGCGCGGTTTTTGCCGACGGTATTGATGAGGATACCGCCGATACTTGGGAGGCTTGTGAGTTACCCTAAATCACCATACTTGAAGCCTCATACAAAATAAGCTATAATGCTCAAGATATGAAATATAAAAATCTACCGGTATACGAACAAAAAGACAGAATATTGGAAATGCTTGAGCACAATCAGGTAATCGTTGTAGAAAGCCCTACGGGTTCAGGCAAGACTACCCAGCTGCCGGTTATTTTACATGAAGCAGGCTACAGCCGTTCAGGTATGATAGGCGTTACCCAGCCGAGGCGTATTGCAGCCCTTTCGGTGAGCGAATTTATTTCAAAACAGCTTAAAGAGCCGATGCCCGGTCTTGTCGGATATAAGATGAGGTTTGAAGATAAGACTTCAAGCGATACGAAAATAAAAATAATGACCGACGGCATTCTTTTACAGGAACTGAAACTTGATCCATGGCTCAGCAAGTATTCCGTAATCTTGGTAGATGAGGCTCATGAGCGTAGCTTAAACATAGACTTTATATTGGGACTTTTAAAACGGATAATAACGGAGCGCAAGGATTTTAAGGTTATAATTTCGTCGGCCACAATAAATACAGATCTATTTTCGATGTACTTTGACGGATGCCCCGTAATCAAAATAGATGCCATCACCTACCCCGTTACCCTGATCTTTGACCCCCCTGCGGTTAAGGCTTCTACCGATACCCAAGAAGCGGAAACGGCATTGATGGACAAGATAGCCTCGATTGTAGGACGCATTTTAAGTGAAGGACGGAGCGGTGCCATTCTGGTTTTTCTTCCGGGGGAAAGAGCTATTAAGGACTGCATTGAAAGGCTTTCAAAAGAACCGTGGTACAGAAAACTTTTTATCCTCCCCCTTTACGGCCGTTTAAGCAAAGAAGAACAAGAAAGAGTTTTTAAATCCCCGCCCTTCGGGAAAAAGAAGATTGTTATATCGACAAACATAGCGGAAACCTCCATAACGATAAACGACATTGCTGCCGTTATAGACTCGGGGCTTGCAAAACTTAACTTTTATAATCCTTTTACCTTTACCTCAAGTTTGGATGAAACCCTCATATCTAAGGCCTCATGTAATCAAAGACGAGGCAGAGCCGGAAGAACTCAGGAAGGCGTATGCTACCGCCTTTACACACGCAAGGACTTTGAAACAAGGCAGCTTTATACCCTCGAAGAAATCTACCGTACCGACCTATCCGAGGTTGTTATGCGTATGGCGGAACTGGGAATTCTCGACTTTGAAAATTTCGACTTTATTTCGCCTCCGGGTAAAAAAGGCATAATAGGAGCCATAGATACCCTAAACATGCTCGATGCCCTAGAAAGCGACCGCTCTTTAAGCAGCATAGGAAAGATGATGTGTCTTTTCCCTTTGGCTCCAAGGCAATCCCGAATCATAGTTGAAGCAATTACAAGATACCCCGACCTTGTAGAAGAGGTTTTAATCGCTGCAGCCTTTTTATCGGCACGGAGCCCCGTCATCTTCCCCGAAGGCGAAGAAATTGAGGCCCGCAAGGCTCACGCCCTTTTTGATGAACCCCTTGGAGATTTTGCCTCATTCTTAAAGGTTTTTAGAATGTACTCTCAAGCCCTCGATAAGGAAAGGTTTTGTAAAATTCACTATCTCGATGACAGAGTAATGGCCGAAATAGCCAACATAAAAGAACAGCTTGAACTCATAGTTTCGGATATGGGCGTTCCGATTCTTTCGGGCGGAAAAATGGAACACTACCTTACGGCTATAGCCAAGGGAATGATTCAGTTTGTATGCTCGGCTCAGGGAAGGGACTCTTACCGCTCCCTCACAACAGAAAAGATTTTTATCCACCCCGGCTCCTGCATGTACAAGGAAAAAGAACAGTTTATAGTTGCAGGCGAAATAGTCAGAACTTCGCGCATGTATGCCATGTCGGTTTCTCCTCTTTCAAAAAAGATAATCGAAGAGGTTGCCCCTGCCCTTTTAGAAAGAAAGGATAAAAGAGCAAAGAAAGAAAAAGACGAACACAGGGCAGAACAAAAAGAAGAAAAGAAAAAGCCGGAAGAAGAAAGCGTTCTTATCGAAGGAACTCGTTATCTTATCAAAAAAATAAAGGGCAAAAAGCATCTTATTCTTCCATGGAAAGAATTTAAAGTTACGGCCGAAGCTCTCCGCAAAAAATACAGTGAAGAAAATCAAAACGGAGCCTTGGAGCAATTAAAGGGCTTAAGGGGAAAAATAGAAATCAATAAAAGCGAGCTCCTCTCAGGCGAAAAGATGGATTTAATTTTAAATGTGGTAAATAATTTTAATATTGAACAGATAGAAAAAACCGAAGATGAAAAGCGCTTTGACAAAAATAAAAATTATTTTATTGAAGAAGATTTGGAAGCCCTTGTAAATTCCTTAAACCTTTTATTTAGAACTACAATAGCCAAAAAGACTACAAAGCAGCTGGGCTTTATAACCCTCTTTTGTGACGGTACAGGACATTTTTGGTTTAAAACTTCAAGAGGTTTTCATACGGCCTTACACGAAAGCCTTGTATCCCTTCAAAGCCTGATTGACCTTGCAGGAGAGAATTTTAACGAAGACCAAAAAATAATAGTCCGCAATATCTACGGAAAAATGAATAAGATGATTTAAGGTCAGTACTAAAAAACTTGTTGTTTTTTAGCGGTAACCGTGATCCTTTGAAAAAAATTATTGGAGGCTCGATAAATAGTTCGGCAGGAATTCTGCCTCGCTGTTTATCTGCCGAGTTTGCCTTTCGGCAAACGTCGCATTATTGTATGTAGTTTTGCATAAAGCAAAACTACTTGAAAAAACTTTTTTCGCAAATTGATATTTGCTGCAAAAAGTTTTTATTGGAGTGCTTATGTGGTGGTTAGTTGCTGTTTTGAGCGGTATTTTTGTGTTTTTATTTTTAAAAAAGTCGTGGAAAGAAAATTCGGAAGGGGTTAAATTAAACGACGGAACTGCTGCAGAAGATGAAGCCTTAGATGATGTAGTTGAAATGGAAGATGCTTTTTTTGAAGCTGTCCAATCGGGAAAAAAGGCCGTCAAATTTATGCACTTGTTCTATCAAGAAGACTTGATGATGATAAAATCATTATTTCAAAGTGAACATATTCCATACCGTGTTGAAAACGAACATGTAGCTTCGGTTCTTGTAGGATACGGAGTTACCGGCTTTAACCATACCGACTTTTATATTCTTCGTGAAGATTATGATGATGCGTTTAAAATCGTAAAAGAATATGCAGAAAACAAGCGTTTATCCGGAAAGGTTTCAGGAATGGCGGATAAAATGGGAGCTGTAATTACAGTTTTATTTGCATCAAGTTTTATACCCGATAAACATGAAACCTCAGGTATAGTTGTTTTTAAACTTGAAGAAGAAGATTAATCCTTCAAACTCAAAAACGATTAATTAAGCTCCTTTATTTTTTTTAAAAGGGATGCCGCCTGATAGTTTTTCGGATTTAATTCCAAGGCATAGCCTAAGACACTTATAGCCCTATCATAAGCCTTTCTTTCATAAAAGATTGAGGCAATCTCATAGTGCAGCATACTTTGTCTTTTTTTATCCTGTGTCATTGATGCGGCAAGGCTGTAGGCATTTACAGCATCTTCGGTTTTACCGGACATATAATACATATAGGCGGAATTTACCGTAGAAGCATAAGCATAGGCAGGAACTTGTGCAGAAGCCGCAAAAGAAGATACGGCATTTTCAAAGTCTCCGCTCAAAGCCGAATTTATTCCTGCATAAAAAGAATCTTCATATCGTTTTCCTATTTCACTAACGCTAAGACAAGCATTAAAATCTCCCGATTTAGCGAAGTACCATTTTGCATATTCTCTGATAATGGACTCCTTGCCGTATTTTTCAAGAATCTTCCACATATCGGCCTTGCCCCTTGCTTTGGAAGCATAGGTTTTATCCATTATTTGATTGTATCTAAATTCTTCTAAAATAAACCTTTGGTCAAAATCCGGAGTCTTCATAGCCCTTGCTAAAAGGTCTTCAGGCTTATATGTCATCTTGGGAGAGGTAAAGTAAGTTTCTTCCATCTTCATTGAATAAAAGCCCTTAGATTCAAGATAGGCACTAAGCTCATCTTGCGAATTTAATTCGCGTAAAGCAATATCTTCCCTAGCGTAACGGGCAATAACGGGATAAAAGCCGGGATATAAATCGATACATTCTATTAAAAGGTCTACACGCTCTTTTTCGTCTGGAGCCGTAAGAGCCAAATCATAAAACACTATGGGAGAAGATTCGGGACTTCTATCGGCCGCAGCCTGCCAAAAGGCTCTAGCCCTCTCCGTATCTCCTTGCCCGAAAGCTGCATCGGCAGCAAGCATAAGATGAAGCCGTGCATTTTCAGCCGTTTTACCTTCGCCGCCGTCTTTATCCGCATAAACAAGAGAAAAATATAAATCACCGAAAATAGAATCGAAAACACCTAGGTCGTAAACAATGCAGCTCCAAAAAAAAGGATGCTCAGGAGCAACATCATTCGGAATATTATAGCGTAAATGAGATGCCTCCCTTAAACGGCCCTTGGCTGCCAAAACAATAGCGGCATTCTTTAAAAAAACTTGATTTTCAGTTTTATCGTAAGCGGCTTTTAAAAGACTAAAATCCGAATTAAAGGAATTAAAGGCAATATCGGACAAAATTGAGGCTTCGGCACCCAATGAAGCATAAGGCGTATTTTTTAAGTTTTCACAATAAGGCAGGGCTTCAGCCGGCTTTCCTGAATCAATAAGAATCGAAGTTAATAAGGCAGAAAGCTCCGGTGAATCAGGATACTTCTTTATGCCCGTTTGAAGAGAGATTAAGGCATCGGGAATAGAATTAAGTTTTAATTGCCGTTTGACAATACTTACATAATTTGTAGTATTAACGGCCTTTTTTTGAAGGCGTTTTAAACTCTTCAAAGCCTTAGTCTGACGGCCTTCCGTTATTTGAACATCAACATTGGAAAGCCCATCCAAAAAAGCTTGTTCATTAGTTTTGCCCGAACAAGAAAAAAATAAAAAAACTATAAAAAGAATAAAAAATATCTTTAACCGCTGCATTTCTAAATTCTAAGACTTATTTTTAATACTGT
The DNA window shown above is from Treponema denticola and carries:
- a CDS encoding putative signal transducing protein; the encoded protein is MWWLVAVLSGIFVFLFLKKSWKENSEGVKLNDGTAAEDEALDDVVEMEDAFFEAVQSGKKAVKFMHLFYQEDLMMIKSLFQSEHIPYRVENEHVASVLVGYGVTGFNHTDFYILREDYDDAFKIVKEYAENKRLSGKVSGMADKMGAVITVLFASSFIPDKHETSGIVVFKLEEED
- a CDS encoding ABC transporter ATP-binding protein — encoded protein: MIMTPHKSFISYFKKFLFRHKILFASLCLFFFSHIGLTLYIPQLFQKFIDGVSGGLGTKSILVIALFYLAFVFFVEVLNTFRNFFMQKLSWSLTKALRSDMLKNLLQLDMTFYHNNPIGELVECVEGDVLILSNNISTFVLDVISNIIILSGILIIVFFNSVLLGYIFVLCSVIGIIMMLRQSKKDTSSLETVRKNMAEVNALVTESITGREELHSLNAKDKILANSDSLHDTSFKNEKKFYRLFTFTMMLSQAITFIEKSCLVVILFYLLKDAKLSLGQTFMLYNYFVLLEWPLEMLAQNATTFQGLGARINRVFKLYIEKPHISFGNKTLDDKTYSVEFKNVSFAYDERDLILDNLSFKINAGDHCAVQGRTGSGKSTLVKLLLKLYEPQSGEILLNGVPLNDFSQKSLAENIGYVSQSIVLFYASIRDNIRMFDESISDEQIKEALKKSGMYEKIMALPGGLDYICEDGAANFSGGETQLLACARLFLKQSKIIILDESTAKLDNTEQEKIQLAFNELIENKTAIIIAHRTETLEKTNVKFLLENGKLSQGEKAILSEGGGNETN
- a CDS encoding ATP-binding protein, whose amino-acid sequence is MSDIRKLPIGLQSFEVMRNEGFVYVDKTEYVLRLAAESRVFFLSRPRRFGKSLFLSTLKAYFLGKKELFKGLYIEDAEQKQAELEGREAWIKYPVLYLDFNGGIYDTSEGLLNRFLSFFNEYEEIYKSTGLDIPDRFKNLIKKIYETTGKQVVILVDEYDKPLLETMIINEPLNEEYRRILKGFYGVIKACDEYIRFAFLTGVTKFSKVSIFSDLNNLRDISLEKNYSGICGITETELKQVFKPEIDALAEERKLNYEETLAQLKKRYDGYLFHPKGENIYNPFSLLNAFTKKEIGSYWFSTGTPTFLVRTLQHQKEICIRDILENAEMDENSLQDYRPDMNNPIPILFQSGYLTLKGYDERMGLYKLGFPNDEVKYGFLDNLVPAYTSISKDASGLFIGNFVRAIEKGDTESFMKRMYTACAGLPYSLASKENVKMRERDYQIAFYIIFSLMGQFVQTEVVSSKGRADCVVHTDDTVYIFEFKLMGSGTPKEAIQQIKEKGYAEPYKTSGKKIVLIGAVFADGIDEDTADTWEACELP
- a CDS encoding tetratricopeptide repeat protein yields the protein MQRLKIFFILFIVFLFFSCSGKTNEQAFLDGLSNVDVQITEGRQTKALKSLKRLQKKAVNTTNYVSIVKRQLKLNSIPDALISLQTGIKKYPDSPELSALLTSILIDSGKPAEALPYCENLKNTPYASLGAEASILSDIAFNSFNSDFSLLKAAYDKTENQVFLKNAAIVLAAKGRLREASHLRYNIPNDVAPEHPFFWSCIVYDLGVFDSIFGDLYFSLVYADKDGGEGKTAENARLHLMLAADAAFGQGDTERARAFWQAAADRSPESSPIVFYDLALTAPDEKERVDLLIECIDLYPGFYPVIARYAREDIALRELNSQDELSAYLESKGFYSMKMEETYFTSPKMTYKPEDLLARAMKTPDFDQRFILEEFRYNQIMDKTYASKARGKADMWKILEKYGKESIIREYAKWYFAKSGDFNACLSVSEIGKRYEDSFYAGINSALSGDFENAVSSFAASAQVPAYAYASTVNSAYMYYMSGKTEDAVNAYSLAASMTQDKKRQSMLHYEIASIFYERKAYDRAISVLGYALELNPKNYQAASLLKKIKELN
- a CDS encoding helicase-related protein codes for the protein MKYKNLPVYEQKDRILEMLEHNQVIVVESPTGSGKTTQLPVILHEAGYSRSGMIGVTQPRRIAALSVSEFISKQLKEPMPGLVGYKMRFEDKTSSDTKIKIMTDGILLQELKLDPWLSKYSVILVDEAHERSLNIDFILGLLKRIITERKDFKVIISSATINTDLFSMYFDGCPVIKIDAITYPVTLIFDPPAVKASTDTQEAETALMDKIASIVGRILSEGRSGAILVFLPGERAIKDCIERLSKEPWYRKLFILPLYGRLSKEEQERVFKSPPFGKKKIVISTNIAETSITINDIAAVIDSGLAKLNFYNPFTFTSSLDETLISKASCNQRRGRAGRTQEGVCYRLYTRKDFETRQLYTLEEIYRTDLSEVVMRMAELGILDFENFDFISPPGKKGIIGAIDTLNMLDALESDRSLSSIGKMMCLFPLAPRQSRIIVEAITRYPDLVEEVLIAAAFLSARSPVIFPEGEEIEARKAHALFDEPLGDFASFLKVFRMYSQALDKERFCKIHYLDDRVMAEIANIKEQLELIVSDMGVPILSGGKMEHYLTAIAKGMIQFVCSAQGRDSYRSLTTEKIFIHPGSCMYKEKEQFIVAGEIVRTSRMYAMSVSPLSKKIIEEVAPALLERKDKRAKKEKDEHRAEQKEEKKKPEEESVLIEGTRYLIKKIKGKKHLILPWKEFKVTAEALRKKYSEENQNGALEQLKGLRGKIEINKSELLSGEKMDLILNVVNNFNIEQIEKTEDEKRFDKNKNYFIEEDLEALVNSLNLLFRTTIAKKTTKQLGFITLFCDGTGHFWFKTSRGFHTALHESLVSLQSLIDLAGENFNEDQKIIVRNIYGKMNKMI